TAGTCGCACACGCCCGCGCGCCAATGCTGGCGCGGGCTTGCGGGCGTGAGAGGCGGCAGGCATGGGCGCGATTCTGCTGCAATTTCGCCGATACGCGGTTTTGCGCCTGCGGCGCTGGCGGCTAAGAGAGCAAGGGCGCGACGTAGGGATGCAACTCGTGCAGCAGTGTTCCAAGCGCTGTGATGAGCAGCACCACTTCATGCAGCGGGATCTTCCGTTTGGATTTTCGGTTCATGCGAAGAGCGTGCTCGATCACATCGAACTTTTCTTCCTGCGGTTTTTCCGACGCGTGCTTGCGATTGGGCTTTCGATTCATGGTGGACCGGGCTCCTGAGGTGTTCGCCTCATTGGGCTCAATCTCATCGAACTTTTCCTCTTGCGGGTTTTCCGGCACACGCACGGCCGCCCGAGCGCGGGCGCAGCCCGCGCGGAGGGTTGATCTCAGCGAGGCGCGTAGCCGGCCAGCGCCAGGCCCGCGCGCACGGCCTCCCCGGCACTGCGCATCACATAGGCTTCCTGCTGGTCGACGGCCAGGCCACGGTAGTCATCGAGCCCGACGCGCTTGAGGAACTGAGCGAAGGCCTGCGCCTGCTCGTCGGTGAGGTACACGGTGATGGGGATGGACTCGTGCTGCATGAAGGGTTTCCTTTCGGGTTGATGAGTGATGTGTGAAGACTGGCCCGCAAGCGGGCACAGCACCCCCCACCCCTCATGAGCGCAACACGCGGCGTCGGCGCCAGGCTGTCAAGGCTGGCCGCAGGCCACCGCGCTTGGCGCGGCGCGCAGCGGCCTTGACTGACTGGCGACGGCGCCGCAGCCTCGCCCTTCAAGAGGGATGGGTGGTGAGGCACTGACCGGGCACGGCGCGCAGCGCCGTGCAGGCTGTTCGGCTGTTGGTCCCCGGCTGTTTGGGGGAGGGCTTGGCTGTCGGCGGCGCGGCGGCAAGCCCGCAGGGCTGAAGCGCGCCGCCGGCAGACAGGCCCGGGGTGGGCGGGCCTTGTTTTGTGATGACTGCGCGCAGAGCGCGCCTGACCAAAGCTCTTGCGGTTGCGGCTTGCCGCTACCGCACCGACCATGGATGTTCAGCGCGCGGTGAGCGCTACACCGCGTGAGCGCTGACCGCGCGCGCAGGCGACGCGGGGCGCCAGACGTAACGTGTGTTGCGTCCAGCGCGGCCACCAAGCGCGCTTTGCGCGCGACTGGACGCGCTGGGTGCAACGCCACGTTACGTTGAATTGCGCAGCAATTCACCCCGCGTCGCCTGCCAGGTTGCAGCGGGCTCGATGCCCGATGCAACCTGCATCCCTGCTTCGCGCGAAGCGCCATGCTTTGTCTTAGCAGCGCTGGCCCGCCCGTCACGCCCGAGCGCGGCCACGGTATAGCGACGGCGCGCGGCTTGCCCGCATGCTGCTGCACTTCGCGCGCCAACCCGGCGCAAGCCGCGTGACGAGAGCGGTCCCTCGCCAGCAGCCGCTCTCGCGTGACGGCCGTGCGCAATGTAATTTACATGCGCGAGCCGCGCGCTCCAGCGTCAGCCGCGCAGGTCCAGCCGCGCTTGCAGGCCCGGTGCATGTCGCCCGAGCGCGGCCAGGATCGCCGGCGATGCGCCCGTGCAGCTCCACGTCCAGGACAGGCCGTCGACCTCGTGCAGCATCGTCGGGTGGGGATGGATTTCGATCGCGCCAAGCTCGCCGGCTCGCCCGATCGAGGCGGGATCGGCGATCACGGCATCGCGCAGCAGCGCACGAATCTCGTCACGGGTTTTCAGGTCTTTCATTTCAAGCTCCGGGGTTGATGGAGTCACCCATTAGGTCGTCACGACGGCCGCCGTGCGCATGCGCATCAACTCTTTTCTTCTTCCTCGGCCTCGGCCTCCAGCGCCTCCAGAAGGTCCCGGGCGCTCGCATCGTGATCGAGCCAGGGCTCGGCCGCATCCAGCGTGAGCGGCGCCTCTTGCAGGCCGCCCTGGATGCGCGCGCGCGGGCGCAGCCTGGCTCCCGGGTGCGTGATCGCGTGCACCTGCGCGAGCTGGCGGATCGCCACCTGCGTGTAGATCTGCGTGGAGCTGATGTCCGCGTGTCCGAGCATCGCCTGGATGTGCCGGATGTCCGCGCCTCCTTCGAGCATGAGCGTCGCCATCGTGTGGCGCCACAGGTGGCAGCCGCCGCGCTTGTTCACGCCGGCCGCCTGCACGTAGGTCGCGATGTGCGTGGACAGCCACGTGGGCGACAGCGGCACGCCTTCCCTGCCCAAGAAGAGCGTGGCGTCCTGATGGTTCCACACGAGCTGCGGCCGCGCCTCGTCGAGGTACAGCCGCACCCAGTGCGCCGCGCGCTCGCCCATCGGCACCATGCGGTCTTTCTGGCCCTTGCCCTGCCTCACGAGCACCACGCGCCGATCGAACTCCATGTCCGTCACGGCCAGGCCGGCGATCTCCGCGCGGCGGATGCCCGTGGCGTAGAGCAGCTCCATCATCGCCCGGTCGCGCAGCCCGATCGGCGAGCCCGTGTCGGCCATCGCCAGCACCCGCTCGGCCTCCGCGAAGGTGAGCACCGCATGCGGCAAGCGCTTGATCTTGCGCGGCAGCTCGACGTCCGCCGCCGGGTTCGCCGGGATTTCGCCCACGCGCGTGAGCCACTTGAAGAAGCCGCGCAAGGGCGTGATCTTGGCGCGCTGGCTGGCTACCGACAGCGGCTCGCCGTCGCGCTTTTTTCTGTAATGGAACAGCCAGCGCTGGTAGCGCTCGAGCACTTGCAGGCTCACTTGCTGCGGGTGCGTCACGCCGCGCTCGTCGGCCCAGATGATGAAGTCGCGCACGTAGCGCTCCACGTTCGCGCGGCCCATGCGCGTGTAGCCCTTCACGCCCAGATGCTCCAGGTAGCGGCGCATCGCCGCGAACAGGCCTCGCAGGTCCCCGGGCGCGCCGGTCGCGCGTGCGTAGTCGCCCTGGCTGAACTGGCCGCGCGCAAGTGGCTTGTGCGGGTGAGCTTCGATGCCGCTTCGCATGTGAGCTCCTTACGATGCAACGGCCGCCGCAGCCAAGGCGCCATCGCCCGCCAGGCGAGCATGGGCGCAGCTTGCGCGGCCATCCAGCCACTCCAACTTGCCTCCAACATGGCCGCCACTTGAGGCCATCTTGAGCCCATCTTGCGCGCCCTCGACCCCAACTTGCGTTGGTCGTAGTGATGGCCCGGTCTCCAGCGCTTCGGTCTCGATCAGCCCGCACAGCCTGCGCTCGTCGTCTTCGCCGCCGCCGTCCCACAGCAGCTCGTAGCTGAAGCTGTGGCCGCGGCTGCCCGCGTGCACGAGCAGGTATTCCATGTCGGCCAGGCGCGCGCAGTGCACCTTCAGCTGGTTGTCGCTCCAGCCGGTGGCGCCTCGCACGTCCCTGCGCGTGAAGCGCACCTGCGCGGGCGTGATGCGCGCATCGCTCGCGCGCTGGGCGACCATCGCCGCGATCAGGCGCAGGAGTTTTCTCGTTTGCGGCGGCATCTCATCGAGCGTGCGGCCCAGCACTTCGTGCGCCACCCGGTTCGCCAGCGCTATGTCGCCCTTGGTGACTTCGATGTAGTGCAGCTGCTGGCCCGCGTGCTCCACGCTCTTGACCTCGCGCTGGTGCTGGTGCACGAGCGCGATCGCGCGGATGAGCGTGAGGTACTTCATGTGGTCGCGCCGCGTGCGCGTCTTGTCCGCCAGGAAGGTGAGCTGGTCCGCATACGGGTTGACTACCGCCACGCTCGCGAGCAGCCGCTGCGCGTTGTGGTGCAGCGCCTGCACGCGCTCGCGGCCGGCCGATTGCAGCAGGCCTTCGAGCGTTTGCTTGTGCCGCTGCCTCGCGTGGATCGCGGCCGTCTGCTCGCGGCTTTCGTTCACCGAGAGGACCAGGCAGCGATTGAGCAGTTCTTCGTCCACGTCGATCGCCGTTGTGGTGAGCATCAGCATGACCGGGCCCTTGACGGTGTATTGCCTCGTTTGCAGGTTGCCCGTGGCTTCGTCCTTGGCCGTGCTCGCGATCGTGAGTTCACCGTCCGATTGCAAGAGCTTGAGCGCATACGCGGCTTGCCGCACGCCTTCTTCTTCGGCAATCGCCAGGATCTTGTGTTGCAGGTTGGTTTCGCCCAGGTAGTACAGGCTCTGGCCCGTCATCGCGCTGTAGCGGATGCGCTCTTCGGGCGGCACCAGGTTCAGCACCGCGTCCATGAGCGCGCTTTTGCCCGCTGCGCTCGTGGACTGGATCAGCACCGCGAGCGGCGCGTCGAGCTTCCTGCTCACGGCCGCCAGGTACGCGGCCACGAGGTTCATGTCCTCGCCCACCACACCCAGCGCATGCAGGTCCTGCACGATGCGCTGCATGAGGTCGGGTGAGCGCAGCAACTGCATCGCCTCAGCCTCTTCCTCGGCCGACAGGATCGGCGCCGTGGGGGTCTGTGGCTTGCGCGCCTGCGCCATCAGCTCGTCTTGCAGGCCTTCGAGCTTCATCAGCACCGCGCCCAGCTCGCGCTTGACAGCGTCTTCGCCCACGCCCAGCTCCACGCTCGCTTGCTTCACGAAGCTCGCGCGCGCCCTGGCCGCGTACACGTCCAGCGTGTCCACGAAGTAGCCGCCGCTCTTGTCGCAGCGCACCTGCACGTTCACCCGCATCGCCTCAGGCGTCGCGTTCTTCTTCCAGCCGCGAATGCGCCACGTGCATGCAGCCGCTTCGAGCTGCACTTCGTCGGGCAGCGCGCCAGCAGGCTCGTGCGTCGAATGCTGTGGCGCGCCGGGAGTTTTAGCGGCTAAGAAGGTGGCGGGTTCCGGGCCTTCTTCCTTCGCCGCGGTCTTCGCTGCGGGCGCGGCAGTGGGTGCGAGTTCAACCGGTTGAACCGAGGGCCGGCCGCTGCCGATCCACTCGGCTTGCCGCACCACCAGCGCGAGCGCCTTCTCAGGCGGGCTCATCTTGCAGGCGAATTCGTTGGCGTCCATCCCCTTGGGGAACTGCACGCGCAGCACTTCGAAGCCTTCGGCGATCAAGTGCGCCGCCAGCTCGCGCGCGCCTGCTTCGCCCGCCTCGTCGCGGTCATACGCGATCAGCACGCGCTCGATGTGGTTGGCTTTGAGCGCTTCGAGCATGTCTGCCGTGAAGCCGCTCGTGCCGTAGCTGGCCGTCACGTTCGTGTAGCCGCAGCTCCAGAAGCTCAGCGCGTCCAGGATCGCCTCGCACTGGATCACTTCGCGCTGGCCTTGCGGGCGCTGGCCCGCTTCCACGATGCCGGCGATGTTGAACACGCCGCGCGACCGCCGCCCTTCTTCGGGCTGGCGCAGGTACAGGTGCCGCGCCTGCTCGCGGCGCTTGTCGTCGTTGAGTTGACGGCCGTACACGTCCAGCACCTGGCCGCGCTCGTCCAGCACGGGCACCACCAGGCACCCGTTGAAGTGTTCGTGGCCCGACTCGCGCAGGATGCCCACGCGCTGCAGGCGACCGCGTATGTCGGCGCCGGCCGCGCGGTTTTTTAGCGGCAGGCGCAGGCCCAGCGTGCGGTCGCCTACGCCCAGCTTGAAGGTCTCGATCAACTGCGGGTGCACCAGGCCGCGCACCTTGAGGTACGCGAGTGCTGCTTCGTTGTCCTTGAGCTGCTGGTGGTAGTAGTCCACCACTTGCGCGAGCAAGGCCTGCTCGTTCGCATCGAACGAGACCGGCGCGGCAAGCGCGCGCACGGTCGTCGCCTTGCGCGGCGCTCCCGCGGCTAAGGCCGGATCGGCTTTCAACAGCTCCACCGCATGCCGGAAGCTCACGCCACGGGCTTTCATCACCCAGTCGATCGGACCGCCGCCTTCGTTGCAGCCGAAGCACCGCCACAGGTTCTTCGCGGGCGTGACCTTGAAGCTCGCGGTCTCCTCTTCGTGGAACGGGCAGCGCGCGGCCAGGTCGCGGCCTACGCGCTTCAACTCGATCCCCGCCGCTTCCACCAGCCGCTGCACGCTCACTTCGCTTTTGATGCGTTCGATCTCGTCTTCGGGGATGCGCGCCATCTGGGTGTCCTTGTCCGACCCCAGCGCGGGGTCATTGCTCGATTCGGGGGAGGAAATATTTTTCTCGGACGGACGTTATCACGTTTCGTGTTATTCTCAAACGCGATTCCAGATCGGGGGTTTAAGGTATGCACACCATCATTTCCTTGAGGTCCCTGCACGTGGCCATCAGCCAGGACGAGCGCGAGTTCTTTGTGCAGCTGGGAGCCCGCGTCGCCCAGCTGCGCAAGCAAAGCGGTATCACCCAGGTCCAGCTCGCAGAAGCCCTGGAGCTCTCCCAAGCCGCCATCACCGCCTACGAGAGCGGCCAGCGCCGCGTGCCCGTCTCCATGCTGCCTGCCCTGGCCCGCATCCTGGGCGTGAGCGTCGAGGAGCTGATCGGCGAGCAGCCTTCGCCCGCCGCTCGCAAGAGAGGGCCGGCTCCCAAGTTCCAGCAGCAGCTCGAGCGCATCAGCGCCCTGCCCAAGTCCAAGCAGAAGTTCGTCATGCAGGTGCTGGAGTCGGTCTTGCAGCAACAGGCCCGCTGATCGAGCGTTGAACGCACCAAGGGCCGCATCTAGCGGCCCTTGTGTTTGATGATCCCCCTGTCCTTAGCGGCTAAGGGGTGGGGAGAAGGGTTTCTTTTTCAAGCAGCAGGTTGGCGTCGTGCCAGCACATAGATCAACGTGATGGCCGCGCCCCACAGCAAACTATTCGCAATCAACGCCAGGAGGAGTCCCGCCCATCCGGGATCCGTAGTCATCACGAATCGACCCGGCGTCGTCAGAGCAGACAGCAGTGCCGGTATCACCGTTGCCTGGAAGTGATCGAACGTGGTCCAAGCGTCTTTGTCCTTGAAGCCAAGGCCCGTCACCCCAAGTGTCCAGATCCACAGGATCGCTGTGCACGCAGCATGCGCTGCGCTGAACATGAACCAGAGCTTGAGTCGAAGATTCGAAGCGATTTCAGCCACAGTACCTCTCCCTTAAAGCATCAGCGCAATCCGCGCTGGTAAAGATATTGTGCAAGTGCGTCTCTCCTTACGGCCGCAGCCGGCGTGTCCGGCGCGTAGTAGAAGTGGCCCGCACCCTGAGACATCTGATTCTTCAATGTGAAGGCCGACCCGATGAGAGAGGCATCCGACATGCCCGCAGTAATCGGATCGCCCTTGTCGTTGAGGTTCACGATGACGACGTTCTTGATGTTCGTCTCCGCTTGCAGCGTCTTCAAGTAGTCCGCGCTGATCGGCGAGCCAATGAGCACCAGGTTATCGACAGTTGTTCCGCCGCGTGCGTAGGTGACCGCCACTTGCGCAGCCACATTCGAACCATACGAGTAGCCGAGCAAGTTGAACTGACTTCCGCCAACCTGAGGCACGTTGTCCAGCAACGGCACGTAAGGCAACTCACCGAAGCGAGTGAGCTGTACACCAACCGTCGCATCTAGCCCGGTGCCATTCGAGTAAACGTCTCTGTTGGCAGGCGTGAGCGCGATGCCTTGCTTGTTGAAGGCGCGCACCATGTCTTTGATGTACGAACCATCCATGCCCGCGCCACCGAAGAACACATTGCCCTTGACGTTCTCGCCGGGCAGCAGCACGTTGTCCGGCACGGGAACATCGGTGGTGCCGCCAGTCGGGTTGCCCGCGATATCCATTTCCGGAATCTGCATCGTGCGACCAGGACCACCAGCTGGTGGACGATTTCGATCGCCCGAAGCGGGCGTGAGCGGCGCTCTCATGTTGGTGAGCGGGCCAGTGCCAGCAACGACGATTACGTCGTCGGGATTCGCAGCTACAGGCGTGTTGTCATCAAACGCTTGCACCAGCTGGTCGTAAGCAGCAGAGGCATAGGGCGTGCTAAACGATGGGCCAGCGTTCGCGCTGTAGATCGGCAAGTTCATCGGATTCGATTGTGCCAAGCGTTGGGCATGGTCCTCGCCGAACGTCGTTGCAGGCGACGAACTCACCGAGCCCACGAGCCCTTGACCCAGCGCATTGCCAAACGCCCCGCCCTCAGCCAACACCCCCCTCTGCGTCGTCTGCCCTCGCAGGTTGTCAGCTACCGTGTTGCCGATGGCGTTGGCGATGATGCCCGGCAGCGCCTGCGCCACGCTGCCGCCGTGCACCGCCGCGTAGGCCAGCCCCCCGCCCAGGTTGCCCACCAACCTCCTGGCCTGCTCGCCCATCACGTCCTTGGACAGGTACTCGCCCATGTAGCCCTGGGCCGCCGAGGCCATCACGCCCTTCCAGTCAAAGCGCTGCTGCAGCCCCGTGGCCACTGCCAGGCCCTGGGTGATCGCGTTGCCCGCCGCCATGCGCAGCGCGGTGGAGTCGGCCAGGATGCCCGCTCCCTGCAGCCCGCCGGCCACCCCGCCGCCGAGGGCGCTCAGCGCCACGCCTTTCCAGTCAAAGGATTTCTGCACGCCCAGCGCCATGCCCGTGAGTTGGCTGGCCACCGAGGCCGCAATGCCGGTGACGGCTCCCGCCGTAGCGGTGACGAGGGCGCCGGGTGCCATCATGGCGCTGCCATACGCCGCCGCGCCGGCCGCTCCTCCGCTGCCACCGGTGACCGTTGCTGCGGCTGCGGCTTCTGTGGCGGCTGCCTGGGCTCCGATTTTTGCGAGGTATTCGAGGATTTGCGGGCCCGCGTAGACCACCACCACCACGGCCACCACGATCATGATGATTTCGCCAAAGCCTCCGCAGTCGTCGTCGCCTCCGGCCGGCGGCGGGTTGGGGATGGTGGGGCTGGTGTCGCCGATGGCCTTGCCCGCGTCGTAGGGCCTGAAGGTCTGGCTGGTGTTGTGGATGTTGGTGACTTTGTTGGGGATCGCCAGCACGGTGTTGGCCGTCAGCGCCACCCCGGGCTGGGTGCCCTGCAGGCCGTTGGCGTCGGCGATCAGGTACCACAGGCTGGCGTCTCCCCACACCGAGCGTGCAATCGACTGCAGGCTCTCTCCTTCGCGCACCGTGTAGCTGGAGGCGCTGGAGCTGGGGTAGGTGGCGTTGATGGGCTGGTAGTTCTGGTCAAAGTCCGCGCTGGCCACCGGCGTGAAGTTCTTGTATTTGGAGTCCGGGTCGCTGGGCGCGTCCAGCGGCCGCGCCAGTTGCTGGGCGTAGTCTTCGCGCTCCACCCCGTCGTTGCCGACGTTGCCGATGCGCCGCCCGTCAAAGTAGTAGTAGCTTTGCGTGCGGTTCTTGGAGGCGCCGATCACGGTGCGGCTGGCCTGATCGAAGGTGCCTCCCATGAGTTCGTCTCGCTGCAGGATGTGGCCTTGCGCGTCGGTGTAGTAGCTGAAGCTGCGCCGCCCCGTGGGGTCGTAGGCGGTTTTCAGGTTGCCGTTGACGTCGTAGCCAAAGCGGGTGAAGCCCGGCGCCCATGGGCCGTTGACCTGGCCGTTGCTGGCCTGCACGTCGATGCCCGCCTGTTTGGCGTCGTCAAACCACAGGTAGCCATAGGAGGTGGTGATGGTGGTGGCGCTGCTGTCGGCCGAGTAGGTGACCGAGCCGCTGAGTGTGCCGTCGTTCAGGTAGCTGTAGCGGGTGCCGCTGTTTTTCAGGTCGTTGTGGTCGTCCAGCAGCTTGTTGTCTTTGTCCCAGGTGCGGCTCGAGCTGGAGCGGCCGGTTCCGTCCGCGTTCCATTCCTGGTACTGGATCACCCGGCCAGCCAGGTCGTTGGTGCGCACCGTGCGCTGGCCGGTGGACAGGGTCGTGGTGGTCAGCAGCCCGTTGGCGTCGTAGTCGTAGTTTTCCGCGTGCCCGTCGCTGGCGTAGATGGCGCGCCTGCGCTGGCCCGCCGAGTCGTATTCGATGCTCACGCCGTCGCCGCTGGTGCCGCGCGTGACCACGCCGCCCACCAGTTTCCCCATGGTCACCGTGAAGCGGTTCATGCTGTCGTAGGCGTAGTAGTAGTCCTGGTTGGCCTTGACGTTGTGCAGCGCATCGTAGTAGTTGGACACCACCCGGATCCGGTTGCCGTTGGCGTCGTATTCGTAGCTGGTGTCGTAGCGCCCACTGTCGTCCACGCGGGTGATGCGGTTGAGCGCATCGTAGGTGGTGCGCGAGGCCTGGAAGGTGATGCCCGAGCCAGCCGTGGAGCGGTAGGACTCGTAGTTGCGGTTGCCGTTGTTGTCGTATTCGAAGTCGCTCTGAGTGCCGGCGCCAGAGTCCACGATCTGGCTGATATAGCCGTTGCCGTAGTAGCTGTAGCGGATGTTCTGCCCTAGGATGCCTCCGGCCAAAACGCTGGTCTGGCTGGCAATCAGCCCGGCAAAGTTGTACGTGTAGGTGTAGACGTTGCCGCCAAAATCCTGATGCCACATCCTGCGGCCGAAGGCGTCGACCATGGTGATGAAGGTGGCATGCCCATCGTTGTTGTCCGTGGTCTGGGTCACCTTCCAGCCGCCGGCCGCGGCACCGGTGATGCCCAGGATGCCGCTGTCGTATTGGTAGCTGTAGCGAACGCTGACGCCTTGCGCGCTGGTGGTTTTGCTCACGCGACCCAGGGCATCGTAGTAGGTGCGCTGGCGGAAATTCAGCGCATTGGTCTGTGCGATGCGCTGGCCCAGCTCGTCGTATTCGTAGACATCGAAGCTGCGCGCGCCGGTGACGCCATCGATCACCGGACGGTCGGCGCGGATGAGGTGCTTGTTCTTGTCGTAGGTGTTGAGCGTCACGCGGCCGATTTCGTCGGTGGCGATGCGCAGCTGTCCAAAGATGTCGAAGGCGCTCTGCTTGGAGCTTCCATCGGCGTGCCATTCTCTCGTGACGAGCCCGGCGGCATTGAAGGTCTGGGCCGTGCGGTTGCCGTTGGCATCTGTCATGGCGACCGCCTGCCCCGTACGGTCGTAGTAGTAGTACGTGGTCGGACGCTCGGTGTATTTCACCCCGTTGGCGTGGGTGTTGGTCACCAGCGGTGCCTGCTTGGATGTCAGCAGTCCCATGGTGTTGTAGCCGAGGTTGGTGACATTGCCGTTGCCATCGATCTCGGAATCCACCTCGCCAAAGGCATTGTGGGTCTGGCGCCGATGGATCAGGCTGCTGGTGTTGGTCAGGCCATCGACCATCCAGCGCGCGTCGATGTTGACCGCCCCCGCCGTGTTCCTCGGATTGAAGAAGCCGTTGCTGGACGAGACAACCCGCCCGGCCGCGTTGTAGAGGTCGTAGGAAAACTCGTAGTCGCCGTTTGCCAGCGCGGATGCATCCCACTTGAATGAGCCGCTGGCGGTGCGCGTTGCCGTCACCTCCAGGAAGTCGAACGTGGCATAGGCAATGATGTATTTGGACGGATCTTCGGGCGTGACGGTGACGGTGTCAGGCACCTTGTCTATCACCGTGCGCGTTTGTGTTTCATACCGCGTGGTGTAGACGATGTTGCCCGCCGCATCTCGCTGGTAGATGGGGTCTTGGCCGATTTGACCGGTATAAGGCTCTTTGTCAGTTCTCCAACGGGTCTCGTAGATGGGAGAGTTGTAGTTTGGCGCCCACAGCGGCTTGCTGTAGTCTTTTGCCCAAATGGGCTGGGTGTAGTCGTAGACCGTGTAGTACCCTACGCTTTCGTCCCAATATGTCCAATGGACATAGTCGACGATGACGTTTTGATAGTCATAGACATACCAGTTGTAGCCGATAACGACCTGATAGGACACTTGGATATCCCGGTACAGGGTGCCCATGATCGGGATGTATCCCACGATGACCGGGTCTTGCCCCACGGGGATCTGCTCGGTGATTTCGCGGGTCACATCCGTGTAAGTGCCCGTCAGCTTCTGGTAGGGCGTCGCCGTGACAGCGCCATACACGGCTTCGCCCAGCGCGTTCCTTCCCAGCAGAGGAGCGCTGTAGCCATCGCCAAAAATGTAGGTGCCGTCCGCATTTCGCCCCAGAACGACCGGCGCGCCATACACGGGCATCTTGGTGTTGGCCGAGTCCTTGGGACGGTAGCGCAGCTTCAGTGTGGTGGCGTCCACAGAACTGGGGGGTGTGAAGGTCAGCACATTCGGCTTCGTGACCCCTGAGAGCACGGTGTTTCCGCTCGCATTCGCGCCCAGTGTGGTGTTGCCACTGCCTTTGGCGACGATGAAGCCGTCGCCGTCGTAGGCGATGAAGCTCAACGAATACGCGTAGGTCTGGTCGGCGGCGGGAATCAGGCCGGCCAAGTCGGCTTGCCAGGCAAGGCTGCCGTTGATCCAGGTGAACTGGCTCGCCGCGGCTCCTTGCGTGCTGACCGAGCCCGAAATACCTTTGCCGTCCGTGCTGCTGTATTGGATCTCCATCCGCGCAGAGGCCGGCAGATTGCTGAACACCAGCGAGGTGGGCGCAAACTGGACAAAGCGCATGTTGGTGTACACGCCGTTGGCCGGTGCAATGCTGCCCAGCAACGTATCCAGCTTGTTGCCGGCCAGATCCAGCATCTCGATGCGGATGTCGCGCGGATCGCTGCCCAGGGGAACGTCAAAACACCCCGCGGAGGTGCTCGTATACACGCCGACTTCCGTGAACGCGTTGGTCCCCATGTAGTACCGGGTCATCACATGGATCTTGCGGGGAGCAACGCCCGCCGTGGTGCGCAGTCCGCGAAAATGCACCATGCCATCTGTCGTATAGATCGGATCCGACGACGAGCTTGCGGCCGAGACGGTGCCGCCATTCAAGAAATAGGTGTCGCGCCGGACAACCTCTCCGGCAGGCTGCACCCCGACATACCGGAATTCATAGTTACCCCCCCCCAGGCTGCTGATGTCGGCCACAAAGGCTCCATCCACAGCCGCGTAGCCAAACGTCGAAAGCCGGCTTTCCAAAGAGCCGTAAGTGGTGATCTTGGCCGGGTCGAACTGAACAAACCCTCCCGTGGAACCCAGCGGGCGGTAGTAGAGTTCCGGGCGGGTGCCGGGCTTGAGCGCCGTGCTTCGGTCGCCCAACATGAGGAAGTTCCCTGAGGCCAGGGCGGATGTGGCCCTGCCAGAGAAGTTATATGTCATGATTCCGCTGACGGTCTTGCCCAGCGATGACATCGCTATGGCAGAAAAGACGACCGTCGGAAGGCCATTGAGCGGGGAGGCCTTCAGAATGATGGGATAGTCTCCAACGGCCTCCATCCCCCAGGACTCAAGAGGCATGGCATCACCGGCAATTGCCGCGACCAGGGTGTTCCCCGACCGGGTGAGGTAGACCGTCTGCCCCCGAAAATCAATGGACCAGGTGCAAGCGCCGTACAACTGCTCGATACCACTTGGAAACTCGAAGCCAATGCCGGTTGCAGCCAGTAATCCCGTTGCGCGCTCGCCCGAAGTGTCCCAACTGGTAGTGACCGTCCCGCTTCCCCACATCGACACGCTGACAGGCATAGAAATGAACTTCGGAATGGTCGTGGCTTG
This Variovorax terrae DNA region includes the following protein-coding sequences:
- a CDS encoding helix-turn-helix domain-containing protein, producing the protein MRSLHVAISQDEREFFVQLGARVAQLRKQSGITQVQLAEALELSQAAITAYESGQRRVPVSMLPALARILGVSVEELIGEQPSPAARKRGPAPKFQQQLERISALPKSKQKFVMQVLESVLQQQAR
- the xerC gene encoding site-specific tyrosine recombinase XerC — translated: MRSGIEAHPHKPLARGQFSQGDYARATGAPGDLRGLFAAMRRYLEHLGVKGYTRMGRANVERYVRDFIIWADERGVTHPQQVSLQVLERYQRWLFHYRKKRDGEPLSVASQRAKITPLRGFFKWLTRVGEIPANPAADVELPRKIKRLPHAVLTFAEAERVLAMADTGSPIGLRDRAMMELLYATGIRRAEIAGLAVTDMEFDRRVVLVRQGKGQKDRMVPMGERAAHWVRLYLDEARPQLVWNHQDATLFLGREGVPLSPTWLSTHIATYVQAAGVNKRGGCHLWRHTMATLMLEGGADIRHIQAMLGHADISSTQIYTQVAIRQLAQVHAITHPGARLRPRARIQGGLQEAPLTLDAAEPWLDHDASARDLLEALEAEAEEEEKS
- a CDS encoding CHC2 zinc finger domain-containing protein, which produces MARIPEDEIERIKSEVSVQRLVEAAGIELKRVGRDLAARCPFHEEETASFKVTPAKNLWRCFGCNEGGGPIDWVMKARGVSFRHAVELLKADPALAAGAPRKATTVRALAAPVSFDANEQALLAQVVDYYHQQLKDNEAALAYLKVRGLVHPQLIETFKLGVGDRTLGLRLPLKNRAAGADIRGRLQRVGILRESGHEHFNGCLVVPVLDERGQVLDVYGRQLNDDKRREQARHLYLRQPEEGRRSRGVFNIAGIVEAGQRPQGQREVIQCEAILDALSFWSCGYTNVTASYGTSGFTADMLEALKANHIERVLIAYDRDEAGEAGARELAAHLIAEGFEVLRVQFPKGMDANEFACKMSPPEKALALVVRQAEWIGSGRPSVQPVELAPTAAPAAKTAAKEEGPEPATFLAAKTPGAPQHSTHEPAGALPDEVQLEAAACTWRIRGWKKNATPEAMRVNVQVRCDKSGGYFVDTLDVYAARARASFVKQASVELGVGEDAVKRELGAVLMKLEGLQDELMAQARKPQTPTAPILSAEEEAEAMQLLRSPDLMQRIVQDLHALGVVGEDMNLVAAYLAAVSRKLDAPLAVLIQSTSAAGKSALMDAVLNLVPPEERIRYSAMTGQSLYYLGETNLQHKILAIAEEEGVRQAAYALKLLQSDGELTIASTAKDEATGNLQTRQYTVKGPVMLMLTTTAIDVDEELLNRCLVLSVNESREQTAAIHARQRHKQTLEGLLQSAGRERVQALHHNAQRLLASVAVVNPYADQLTFLADKTRTRRDHMKYLTLIRAIALVHQHQREVKSVEHAGQQLHYIEVTKGDIALANRVAHEVLGRTLDEMPPQTRKLLRLIAAMVAQRASDARITPAQVRFTRRDVRGATGWSDNQLKVHCARLADMEYLLVHAGSRGHSFSYELLWDGGGEDDERRLCGLIETEALETGPSLRPTQVGVEGAQDGLKMASSGGHVGGKLEWLDGRASCAHARLAGDGALAAAAVAS
- a CDS encoding DUF7706 family protein produces the protein MQHESIPITVYLTDEQAQAFAQFLKRVGLDDYRGLAVDQQEAYVMRSAGEAVRAGLALAGYAPR